The following coding sequences are from one Caldisericum sp. window:
- a CDS encoding YebC/PmpR family DNA-binding transcriptional regulator, with product MSGHSKWHNIQGRKSVQDAKRGQLFTKLTKELIIAAKTGGGNPETNARLRNAVDKAKRLGMPMDKIKQAIMRGTGELPGVTYEEYTYEAYGPAGTAFIIKISTDNKNRTIAELRKIFSNYGGNLAESGAVSWNFEAKGQIELEDSNGLSFDELFMEIADAGAEDLKEEEGVFTVYTAPQDLDKVKTALEEKGFKIKEAELVMIPKTLVKVTGEDAVRVVKLSDELENHDDVQDYYTNYDIDEEELKAIAERIGS from the coding sequence ATGTCAGGACACTCTAAATGGCATAATATACAAGGAAGAAAGTCCGTTCAAGACGCAAAAAGAGGACAGTTATTTACAAAATTAACAAAGGAACTGATTATTGCTGCAAAAACCGGTGGCGGCAACCCTGAAACAAATGCGAGATTGAGAAACGCTGTTGATAAGGCAAAAAGACTTGGAATGCCGATGGATAAAATTAAACAGGCAATAATGAGAGGAACAGGTGAGTTGCCAGGTGTTACATACGAAGAATACACATATGAAGCCTATGGTCCTGCGGGAACTGCTTTCATTATAAAAATCTCAACTGATAACAAAAATAGAACAATCGCAGAGTTAAGAAAAATTTTCTCTAACTATGGCGGCAACCTTGCTGAATCCGGTGCTGTATCCTGGAACTTCGAAGCAAAGGGACAGATCGAATTAGAAGACTCTAATGGCTTGTCATTTGATGAATTATTTATGGAAATTGCTGATGCGGGTGCAGAAGACCTTAAAGAAGAAGAGGGCGTATTTACAGTATATACGGCACCACAAGACCTTGATAAGGTAAAGACAGCACTTGAAGAAAAGGGATTCAAAATCAAAGAAGCAGAATTGGTTATGATTCCGAAAACGCTTGTAAAGGTTACAGGTGAGGATGCTGTAAGAGTTGTTAAACTCTCGGACGAACTTGAAAACCACGACGACGTCCAGGATTACTATACAAACTACGATATCGACGAAGAAGAGTTAAAAGCAATTGCAGAAAGAATTGGCTCGTAA
- the pdxT gene encoding pyridoxal 5'-phosphate synthase glutaminase subunit PdxT encodes MRIGVLALQGAVSEHINMVKSLGVEAIPVKTAEQIKSVDGLIMPGGESTTMGRLITKFELENVIKERISEGMPVYGTCAGMILLAKRIKNYEQFTLGILDITVIRNAFGRQIDSMEIDLNVKGLESPFHAIFIRAPVAVELGSDVEALAALDEGVVFLRQGNVFASAFHPELGNDPRIHKMFIESVEKFLNK; translated from the coding sequence ATGAGAATAGGAGTATTAGCATTACAAGGTGCTGTTTCAGAACACATAAATATGGTTAAAAGCCTTGGAGTTGAGGCAATTCCAGTAAAGACCGCAGAGCAAATTAAGTCCGTTGATGGACTTATTATGCCAGGTGGCGAAAGCACCACAATGGGAAGGCTAATTACAAAATTCGAACTTGAGAATGTAATTAAAGAAAGAATTTCGGAAGGTATGCCTGTCTATGGGACATGCGCCGGGATGATTCTTCTTGCAAAGAGAATAAAAAACTACGAACAATTTACATTAGGGATTCTCGATATTACAGTAATAAGAAACGCATTCGGAAGGCAGATAGACAGTATGGAAATAGACTTAAATGTAAAAGGTCTTGAAAGTCCCTTCCATGCAATATTCATTAGGGCACCAGTTGCAGTTGAATTAGGAAGTGATGTAGAAGCGCTTGCGGCGCTTGATGAGGGGGTTGTTTTCTTAAGACAGGGGAATGTTTTTGCATCAGCCTTCCATCCTGAACTTGGAAATGATCCACGAATTCATAAAATGTTTATAGAAAGTGTAGAAAAATTTTTAAATAAATAG
- the pdxS gene encoding pyridoxal 5'-phosphate synthase lyase subunit PdxS, protein MEEIFGSVKVKRGLAQMLKGGVIMDVTSVEQAKIAEAAGAVAVMALEKIPADIRAQGGVARMADPALVKAIMNAVSIPVMAKVRIGHFVEAQVLEAIGIDFIDESEVLTPADETHHIDKWKFKVPFVCGARNLGEALRRIAEGASMIRTKGEPGTGNIVEAVRHMRMVMDEIRKIQNMSEEELYVEAKEIGAPIELVKEVKELGRLPVVNFAAGGIATPADAALMMQLGADGVFVGSGIFKSSNPRKRAEAIVAATTYFDDPKIIAKVSEDLGEEMKGIDIRDLTEDKLMQVRSE, encoded by the coding sequence ATGGAAGAAATTTTTGGAAGCGTAAAAGTAAAAAGAGGGCTTGCTCAAATGTTAAAAGGTGGAGTAATTATGGATGTTACCTCCGTAGAGCAAGCAAAAATTGCAGAAGCTGCAGGTGCAGTTGCAGTAATGGCTTTGGAAAAAATACCTGCTGATATAAGGGCACAGGGTGGAGTTGCAAGAATGGCTGACCCTGCTCTTGTAAAAGCAATAATGAATGCTGTTTCCATTCCTGTAATGGCAAAGGTAAGAATTGGCCACTTCGTTGAAGCGCAGGTATTGGAAGCTATTGGCATTGACTTCATAGATGAGAGTGAAGTTCTCACACCAGCAGATGAAACTCACCATATAGATAAGTGGAAATTTAAAGTCCCATTTGTATGTGGCGCAAGGAACCTTGGCGAAGCATTAAGAAGAATTGCTGAAGGCGCTTCAATGATTAGGACTAAAGGTGAACCTGGAACAGGCAATATTGTTGAAGCAGTAAGACATATGCGTATGGTAATGGATGAAATAAGGAAAATTCAAAATATGAGTGAAGAGGAATTGTATGTCGAGGCAAAGGAAATTGGAGCACCAATTGAACTCGTAAAGGAAGTGAAAGAATTAGGAAGACTTCCTGTGGTAAACTTTGCTGCAGGTGGTATTGCAACTCCTGCCGATGCAGCGCTTATGATGCAGTTAGGTGCAGACGGCGTATTTGTGGGCTCTGGCATTTTTAAGTCCTCCAATCCAAGAAAGAGAGCAGAAGCAATAGTTGCTGCAACAACATATTTTGACGATCCAAAGATTATTGCAAAGGTTTCAGAAGACCTCGGTGAAGAAATGAAGGGTATTGATATAAGAGATCTTACCGAAGATAAATTAATGCAAGTAAGGAGCGAATAA
- a CDS encoding glycerate kinase: protein MIDIEKLSLNVEEDTLKKFRKIVLSALESALESVDPYKSVKNSIKKENNTITIEGVSFKLDDFSHIYVIAFGKASIKMFKAISEILPITEGIVVSNFEEALNFPNVKFVKGGHPIPDQNSIKAGFEILDLASKTTSSDLTIVLISGGGSALVESPLIPLERLQELTKKLMKSGADINELNAVRKHLSRIKGGKLLKNLKGKVISLIISDVIFDPLDVIASGPTYFDSTTFEDAIAIIKKYKLEKEFEDVLNIFENGVRGEIEETLKVGEKLDCEFVNRIIASNYIATKSMLSYLESIGLQTFYLGPAIQGVASSVSKTIASIGKSIDLGYIDLKKPVTVVFGGETTVEVKGNGIGGRNTEFTLYMAKYLDGTNFVFASIGTDGIDGVSPAAGAIADSSTLKKAHRLGLDINKFLENNDSYTFFENIGDAIITGPTGTNVADVAVLLIY, encoded by the coding sequence ATGATCGACATTGAAAAATTATCGCTTAATGTAGAAGAAGATACTCTCAAGAAATTCAGAAAAATTGTTCTTAGTGCTCTTGAAAGTGCACTTGAGAGTGTCGACCCTTACAAAAGCGTCAAAAATTCTATAAAGAAGGAAAATAACACAATTACTATTGAAGGTGTTAGTTTTAAATTGGATGACTTTTCTCATATTTATGTAATTGCCTTTGGTAAGGCAAGCATTAAAATGTTTAAGGCTATTTCGGAAATTCTTCCAATTACAGAAGGTATCGTGGTGAGTAACTTTGAAGAAGCGCTCAATTTCCCCAATGTAAAATTCGTAAAAGGTGGTCATCCAATACCAGATCAAAACAGTATAAAAGCAGGCTTTGAGATTTTAGATTTAGCAAGCAAAACGACGAGTTCTGATTTAACAATTGTTCTTATTTCTGGTGGTGGGTCTGCCCTCGTTGAGAGCCCATTGATTCCATTAGAAAGACTTCAAGAACTTACTAAAAAACTTATGAAAAGTGGTGCCGACATTAATGAACTCAACGCTGTAAGAAAACATCTATCAAGGATAAAAGGAGGAAAACTTCTAAAAAACCTCAAAGGGAAAGTTATTTCTCTTATTATTTCGGATGTTATTTTCGATCCTCTTGATGTTATTGCGTCTGGTCCTACTTATTTTGATTCAACAACTTTTGAAGATGCGATCGCTATCATTAAAAAATACAAGCTTGAAAAAGAATTTGAGGATGTTTTGAATATTTTTGAGAATGGTGTAAGAGGTGAAATCGAAGAAACGCTTAAAGTTGGTGAAAAACTTGATTGTGAATTTGTAAATCGAATTATCGCATCCAACTATATAGCAACTAAATCTATGCTTAGTTACCTTGAAAGCATTGGATTACAAACTTTTTATCTGGGTCCTGCAATTCAAGGCGTTGCTTCTTCTGTCTCCAAAACTATTGCTTCTATTGGAAAATCTATTGATCTTGGTTACATTGATTTAAAGAAGCCTGTTACGGTTGTTTTTGGAGGAGAAACAACAGTAGAAGTTAAGGGAAATGGTATTGGTGGCAGAAACACTGAATTTACTTTGTATATGGCAAAATATCTTGACGGAACAAATTTTGTTTTTGCTTCAATTGGAACAGATGGAATTGATGGAGTAAGTCCTGCTGCAGGCGCAATTGCAGATTCATCCACCTTGAAAAAGGCACATAGATTAGGCTTGGACATAAATAAGTTTCTGGAGAATAACGACTCTTATACATTCTTTGAAAATATTGGCGATGCAATAATTACAGGTCCAACAGGAACAAATGTCGCTGATGTTGCAGTACTTTTGATCTATTAG
- a CDS encoding GntP family permease: protein MSAGIIQTILLVLTIVFIVYMTAKLRVNAFLVLLLAALLYGLLSFAFTGTPPLLDVKKGDQTISGLINLITGGFGSTLTSIGIVIVLGTILGYFLEKTGAAIVMAETILKIVGSYNAPLAMAIAGYIVSIPVFCDSGFVILQALNRSLAQASGISLAVMGTALSMGLYSTHCLVPPTPGPIAAAGNIGADLGLVILLGLVAAIPAMLFGWLYAIKVGKKIWIDPGHGKTFEDLKKSFGKLPSPFMSFLPIVLPLILIALNSIALFPTNPFGTGFLKQLFVFLGNPNIALLIGVFIASTLTKWEKQVFDGWVGEAIKTSAIILVITAAGGSLGSVLRASGVGNFLGTQLAKLNMGLLLPFIIAAAIKTAQGSSTVSLITTSSILAPMLPALGYTTTPQKALVVLAIGAGAMVVSHANDSYFWVVANFSDMDVEQAYKLQTVGSLVSGIGALIGVLLLSLIFG from the coding sequence ATGAGCGCAGGAATTATCCAAACAATCCTATTAGTTTTAACAATTGTTTTCATTGTTTACATGACAGCTAAGTTAAGAGTAAATGCATTTTTGGTATTGCTTCTCGCTGCACTTCTTTACGGACTTCTTTCTTTTGCATTCACAGGAACTCCCCCATTACTTGATGTCAAAAAAGGTGACCAAACAATTTCGGGACTTATTAATCTCATTACCGGTGGATTCGGAAGCACATTAACAAGCATAGGAATTGTAATTGTTCTCGGAACAATTCTTGGGTATTTTCTTGAGAAGACAGGTGCTGCAATTGTAATGGCTGAAACAATACTAAAGATTGTAGGAAGTTATAATGCTCCTCTTGCAATGGCAATAGCAGGTTATATAGTTTCGATACCTGTATTTTGTGACTCCGGTTTCGTAATTCTACAGGCATTGAACAGAAGTCTTGCACAGGCATCAGGAATTTCTCTTGCGGTAATGGGAACGGCACTTTCGATGGGATTGTATTCGACTCACTGCCTTGTTCCCCCAACTCCAGGTCCTATTGCTGCCGCAGGAAATATCGGAGCAGATTTAGGACTTGTAATCCTCCTGGGACTTGTAGCAGCAATTCCTGCAATGTTATTTGGATGGCTATATGCTATAAAGGTAGGTAAGAAAATCTGGATTGATCCAGGGCACGGAAAAACATTCGAAGATCTTAAAAAGAGCTTTGGCAAACTTCCAAGCCCATTTATGTCTTTCTTACCGATTGTCCTTCCTCTTATCCTCATTGCTCTAAATTCAATTGCATTATTTCCGACAAATCCATTTGGAACGGGTTTCTTAAAACAACTATTTGTATTTCTTGGAAATCCAAACATCGCTCTTCTTATAGGCGTCTTTATTGCATCAACTTTAACTAAGTGGGAAAAACAGGTATTTGATGGCTGGGTGGGAGAAGCAATCAAAACATCAGCGATCATCCTTGTAATAACTGCGGCAGGTGGTTCACTTGGGAGCGTTTTAAGAGCAAGTGGTGTAGGAAACTTTCTTGGTACACAACTTGCAAAACTGAACATGGGACTCTTGCTTCCATTCATAATTGCTGCAGCAATTAAGACCGCACAAGGCTCTTCTACTGTTTCGCTTATAACAACATCTTCGATTCTTGCACCAATGCTTCCTGCTCTTGGTTATACAACTACACCTCAAAAAGCCCTTGTTGTACTTGCAATAGGTGCTGGTGCAATGGTTGTATCACATGCAAACGACTCCTATTTCTGGGTTGTAGCAAACTTCTCCGATATGGATGTGGAACAGGCTTATAAATTACAAACGGTTGGCTCTCTTGTCTCGGGTATTGGTGCTTTAATAGGAGTGCTTCTCCTTTCGCTTATTTTCGGATAG
- a CDS encoding DUF72 domain-containing protein, whose translation MENFIGTSGYYYPGWISEFYPEGMSSNDFLEYYERFFNTVEINSTFYHMPRATTIKNLKKKLKEDFVVSVKLNRTITHQKRLKDVKDLLDSFFESVLVLGNNLGVILVQLPPSLKKDEELLFSFIEMLPKNVKFAIEFRHKTWLEESVFNILRKYNIAFVVTHGDNYPFLKIDTAEFAYIRLHGPKELYASSYSEEELKEWAIYIKSLNGKGLSTFVYFNNDFYCYAVKNALTLKNILLDV comes from the coding sequence GTGGAAAATTTCATTGGAACCTCTGGTTACTATTATCCAGGCTGGATTTCCGAGTTTTATCCCGAGGGGATGAGTTCTAATGATTTTCTTGAATATTATGAGCGATTTTTTAACACTGTCGAAATTAATTCAACATTTTACCATATGCCCAGAGCAACCACCATTAAAAATCTAAAAAAGAAATTAAAAGAGGATTTTGTTGTGAGCGTAAAACTTAACAGGACTATAACGCACCAAAAGAGGCTAAAAGATGTAAAAGATTTATTGGATAGTTTCTTTGAAAGTGTTCTTGTTCTTGGAAACAATTTAGGCGTTATCCTTGTTCAACTTCCGCCGTCTTTGAAGAAAGATGAAGAACTTCTCTTTTCTTTTATCGAAATGCTTCCGAAAAATGTTAAATTTGCAATTGAATTCAGGCATAAAACCTGGCTTGAGGAAAGTGTATTTAACATCCTTAGAAAATATAATATTGCTTTTGTTGTAACGCACGGAGATAACTATCCGTTTCTTAAAATTGATACGGCTGAGTTTGCATATATAAGGCTTCACGGACCCAAGGAACTTTACGCTTCATCGTATTCCGAGGAAGAACTAAAAGAGTGGGCAATATACATTAAATCGCTTAATGGAAAAGGATTAAGTACTTTCGTTTATTTTAATAATGACTTTTACTGTTACGCTGTTAAGAACGCACTGACATTGAAAAATATCCTCCTTGATGTATAA
- a CDS encoding DMT family transporter produces MKKKKLLAIALLILATLIWGSTFTLVKYTLRYISEFQLLFLRFGFASIIGIVVLVKNKAVLKNRKTLFLLSLLGISLFIAYAFQTAGLKFTTPSKSAFITGLYIVFTPILSTIYLRESPRNFEIVALVLSFIGLLFLSQIDLRSLSTVNIGDILTLFCAISFAFQIVLTEKLVKDLPSLLVTSFQMIVSFVFSAPLAFLRGVFPLNTFVILSTLFLGVVASFFAIQTESFALKFIDSTEASLIFILEPVFAYLFSFFILGERLSLSGFFGALLIIISMIIIAIYNRE; encoded by the coding sequence ATGAAAAAGAAAAAGTTATTAGCGATTGCTCTACTTATATTAGCAACTCTAATTTGGGGTTCGACATTCACGCTTGTTAAATATACCCTGAGATATATTTCTGAATTTCAATTACTTTTCTTGCGTTTTGGCTTTGCAAGTATAATAGGCATTGTAGTATTGGTAAAGAATAAGGCAGTTCTTAAGAATAGGAAAACACTTTTTCTTTTATCTCTGTTGGGAATCTCGCTTTTTATTGCGTATGCTTTTCAAACAGCAGGATTGAAGTTTACAACACCATCAAAGAGCGCTTTTATTACTGGGCTTTATATAGTTTTTACACCAATTCTTTCCACAATCTATTTAAGAGAATCCCCGAGAAATTTTGAGATAGTTGCACTTGTTCTTTCTTTTATTGGTCTTTTATTCCTCTCTCAAATTGACCTAAGAAGTCTTAGTACTGTTAATATCGGTGATATACTCACTCTGTTCTGTGCTATTTCCTTCGCCTTTCAGATAGTACTCACGGAAAAACTTGTTAAGGATCTTCCAAGCCTTCTTGTAACATCATTTCAGATGATCGTATCCTTTGTATTTTCAGCACCACTTGCCTTTTTGAGAGGCGTGTTTCCGTTAAATACATTTGTAATTTTATCAACACTTTTCTTAGGTGTTGTTGCAAGTTTTTTTGCTATTCAAACAGAATCTTTTGCCTTGAAGTTCATTGATTCTACTGAGGCGTCCCTTATTTTTATCCTTGAACCAGTTTTTGCGTATCTATTTTCTTTCTTTATTTTAGGCGAAAGACTCAGTCTGAGTGGATTTTTTGGTGCTTTACTTATAATAATTTCAATGATAATAATAGCTATTTATAATAGAGAATAA
- a CDS encoding alkaline phosphatase family protein → MFIDTVEHIKKQSKIEKLITPIYNGLSITNIGSFILDNFEVTHNYTRVSFPIDVEIPKKKKVIFLLIDALGYNLLNYARNNSELKAFNELMNNGLYTVITSTFPSTTATALPSIYTASSPGMNGALGYRFYAREFGNLVNPLFSKLGVNKNCPVKYEETWFIPIKTIFEILNDNYIPNYSIVRSDYLSSTFDKSVYRGTKEIGYLTLSDLYNKIIELLKIDTVFINVYWWSIDALSHHYSPYTSIVLSEVKFIDYFLSMLIDSIDNDTLLIISADHGQIDTTNKKTIHLREFEESKNIVLPVSDVRAPYIYTNGKLQKEFFERFENIVALEKTEAINLGLFGDSVHFEERIGDYVIIIKDDSSLDFISEESELNLLGKHGNLTEDEMLVPLILYYK, encoded by the coding sequence ATGTTTATAGATACGGTTGAACACATAAAAAAACAGTCAAAAATAGAAAAGTTAATTACACCAATTTATAATGGTCTTAGTATTACCAACATAGGAAGCTTTATCCTTGACAATTTTGAAGTCACTCACAACTATACAAGAGTTTCATTTCCGATAGATGTAGAAATTCCAAAAAAGAAAAAGGTTATATTTTTACTCATTGATGCGCTCGGATACAATCTTTTAAATTATGCAAGAAATAATTCTGAATTGAAAGCCTTTAACGAGTTAATGAACAATGGGCTCTATACGGTTATAACTTCCACATTCCCCTCTACGACAGCAACTGCACTACCATCAATTTATACTGCAAGTTCCCCAGGAATGAATGGCGCATTAGGATACAGATTCTACGCAAGAGAATTTGGAAACCTTGTTAATCCACTATTCTCAAAATTGGGAGTCAATAAAAACTGCCCCGTAAAATACGAGGAAACATGGTTTATCCCAATAAAAACCATATTTGAAATATTGAATGATAACTACATACCAAATTATTCTATTGTAAGAAGCGATTATCTATCAAGCACATTTGATAAATCAGTTTATAGAGGCACTAAAGAAATTGGATATCTTACACTTTCCGATCTATATAACAAAATAATTGAACTACTAAAAATCGACACTGTCTTTATAAATGTATATTGGTGGAGTATTGATGCGCTTTCGCACCACTACAGTCCGTACACTTCTATAGTGCTTTCTGAAGTAAAATTTATCGACTACTTCTTATCGATGCTTATAGATAGTATTGACAACGATACACTTCTTATCATTTCTGCAGACCACGGACAAATTGATACAACAAACAAAAAGACTATTCATCTTAGAGAGTTCGAAGAATCAAAAAACATTGTTCTTCCTGTTTCAGATGTAAGAGCCCCTTACATTTACACAAACGGAAAACTTCAAAAGGAATTTTTTGAAAGGTTTGAGAATATTGTTGCACTTGAAAAAACTGAAGCAATAAACCTTGGACTTTTTGGAGACTCGGTACATTTTGAAGAGCGCATAGGTGACTATGTAATAATTATTAAAGATGATTCAAGCCTTGATTTCATATCCGAAGAAAGCGAACTAAACCTTTTGGGTAAGCATGGGAATCTAACAGAGGATGAGATGCTTGTCCCACTTATTCTCTATTATAAATAG
- the serS gene encoding serine--tRNA ligase: MLDPNLIRTQPEFVKEGIKNKGSDPALVDKFLEIDKVRRELIKEIDELRHQRRELSESIGKKLKNGEPVEGIREEVRLLGDRIDEKERELEEIEKQYKEILLSIPNLPHKSVPVGKDETENVVLRKEGTIRQFSFTPKPHWEIGEALGIIDFKRAVKISGSRFYVLTGLGAKLERALISFMIDFHVERHGYKEIFPPFLINRDSMIGTGQLPKFAEDMYKIEGEELYLDPTAEVPVTNLHRDEILNEEDLPIKYVAYTACFRKEAGAAGKDTRGIIRVHQFNKVEMVRFTKPEESYENLYELLDNAEDILRALELPYQIKMMCTGDLGFTAAMKFDPEVYMPSQEKYVEISSVSNFEDFQARRANIRYRTKDGELKFVHTLNGSGLAVGRTMAAILENYQNEDGSVTIPRVLQKYMGIDKITR; the protein is encoded by the coding sequence ATGCTTGACCCAAATCTTATAAGAACACAACCAGAATTTGTCAAGGAAGGTATAAAGAACAAGGGAAGTGACCCAGCACTTGTTGATAAGTTCCTTGAAATTGATAAGGTAAGAAGGGAACTCATTAAAGAAATTGACGAACTAAGACACCAAAGGAGAGAACTTTCAGAAAGTATAGGAAAAAAGTTAAAAAATGGAGAACCCGTAGAAGGTATTCGAGAAGAAGTCCGTCTTTTAGGTGATAGAATTGACGAAAAAGAACGCGAACTTGAAGAAATTGAAAAGCAATATAAAGAAATCCTCTTAAGCATTCCAAATTTACCACATAAGTCAGTTCCGGTCGGAAAAGATGAGACAGAAAATGTAGTTTTGAGAAAAGAAGGAACAATAAGGCAATTCTCTTTTACACCAAAGCCACACTGGGAGATTGGAGAGGCATTAGGAATTATAGACTTCAAAAGGGCAGTAAAGATTTCTGGTTCAAGATTCTATGTGCTAACTGGACTTGGTGCAAAATTAGAAAGGGCTCTTATATCCTTTATGATCGACTTTCATGTTGAGAGGCATGGATACAAAGAAATCTTCCCGCCATTCCTTATAAATAGAGATTCGATGATAGGAACTGGTCAACTTCCAAAATTTGCAGAGGATATGTATAAGATTGAGGGAGAAGAACTTTATCTTGACCCAACAGCAGAAGTTCCCGTAACAAACCTCCACAGAGACGAAATTCTTAATGAAGAAGATCTTCCAATAAAGTATGTTGCATATACTGCTTGTTTTAGAAAAGAGGCAGGTGCAGCAGGAAAAGATACAAGAGGTATAATAAGGGTCCATCAATTTAACAAAGTTGAAATGGTGAGGTTTACGAAACCTGAAGAGTCATACGAGAACCTTTACGAACTTCTCGATAATGCAGAGGATATTCTTAGAGCACTCGAACTTCCATATCAAATTAAGATGATGTGCACAGGAGACCTGGGATTTACAGCAGCAATGAAGTTTGACCCAGAAGTATATATGCCTTCGCAGGAAAAATATGTTGAAATTTCTTCGGTTAGTAACTTCGAGGACTTCCAGGCAAGGAGAGCAAATATTAGATACAGGACGAAAGATGGGGAGTTAAAATTCGTCCACACATTAAACGGCTCAGGGCTTGCAGTAGGAAGGACAATGGCTGCAATTCTTGAAAATTATCAGAATGAAGATGGGAGTGTAACCATTCCCAGGGTATTGCAAAAATATATGGGAATTGATAAAATAACAAGGTAG